A region from the Triticum urartu cultivar G1812 chromosome 1, Tu2.1, whole genome shotgun sequence genome encodes:
- the LOC125539609 gene encoding uncharacterized protein LOC125539609, with amino-acid sequence MREMTAAAEATEATEPPMPEPPPAPPTTVNEESAEELRERAPPPESSPLITQAREGDGERVVVVPPPPASPPLIKPTLGGVVPAAFSSSPALPRPPGYAASESDSDLDHDPFANPSDEVRWRIRFKMTGGWRSGGMVSCRCIRAQVGRRLQVSSGGEEQIEIVDLTTSEHQITRPNSGIGGRFWVLVDDEEEEVEDRHSVAAKDPKETPSDVICEAFSPGYSEEEVATLVDDIVRVMIRRGLGCIPRIRWRLFARVFTRGRRRLRSGLGKGLYLRLFSEPRR; translated from the exons ATGCGGGAGATGACTGCCGCGGCTGAGGCGACCGAGGCGACCGAGCCGCCGATGCCGGagccaccgcccgcgccgccgaCCACGGTGAACGAGGAGTCTGCTGAGGAGCTGCGGGAGCGGGCGCCGCCGCCGGAATCATCTCCGCTAATCACGCAGGCACGTGAGGGGGATGGAGAGAGGGTGGTGgtcgtgccgccgccgccggcatCGCCTCCGCTGATCAAGCCGACGCTTGGGGGCGTGGTTCCGGCTGCCTTCTCGTCGTCTCCGGCGCTGCCACGGCCGCCAGGCTATGCTGCCTCCGAGTCTGACTCGGATCTGGATCACGATCCGTTCGCCAATCCGTCCGATGAAGTGCGTTGGAGAATTCGTTTCAAGATGACCGGAGGATGGAGATCTGGCGGGATGGTTTCGTGTAGATGCATCCGCGCTCAAGTTGGACGACG CTTGCAGGTTTCTTCTGGCGGGGAGGAGCAGATCGAGATAGTCGATCTAACCACTTCGGAGCATCAAATCACGAGGCCGAATTCAGGGATTGGAGGAAGGTTTTGGGTGCTTGTTGATGACGAAGAAGAGGAGGTCGAGGATCGTCACTCGGTTGCAGCCAAAGATCCGAAAGAAACGCCCTCCGACGTGATCTGCGAGGCGTTCAGCCCTGGGTACTCGGAAGAGGAGGTGGCCACGTTGGTTGACGACATTGTCCGGGTGATGATCCGGCGCGGATTGGGATGCATCCCGAGGATAAGGTGGAGGTTGTTCGCCAGAGTATTCACCAGAGGACGGCGGCGACTGCGATCCGGCCTTGGAAAGGGCCTCTACCTAAG gttattttcaGAGCCACGGCGTTGA